The Sabethes cyaneus chromosome 1, idSabCyanKW18_F2, whole genome shotgun sequence DNA segment AATCGTTAACAGCCTTGTATGAGAAGCCACAAATGTCACAGTGGAATGGACGGTCCTCGGTGTGACACGTTGCGTGCGCTTTTAGCCGTGAAAGAGTTTCGTACTGATTTCCGCAAAACTCGCACTGATGCGCTAGTTTCGCACTGTGCGTTCGTTTGTGGATTGTCAAGTCGAAACTTGACCTAAACGATGAACCGCAATCGCCACAGTCGAGCTGCCGTTCCTCGGCATGGGACGAAAGGTGATGTCTTAGCTGTGAACGCGACGTAAATTCTTTCCCGCAAAACTCACACTTCATCGAACTGTGCATTTTACGGTGCTCTAATAATTTCTCCTTCAGATAAAATCTATAGCCACAAATGTCGCATCTgaaatttttcttcgtttcatgAATCGACATGTGCAAGTTTAGTCTGCTGAGTGTGGTAAATTTTCTGTTACATTTCTCACAGCTCCTTACTTTGGTTTTGTGCATTCGTTGGATGTGCCGTTCCAACCCAGCCCTGCTGAGGAATTCGGTATTGCAAATATCGCACTGAATCAATTCGGTGCTCGTATGAACGTCCATGTGCAGTAGAAACGGTCGCTCCCGTTGGTACTGTTTGCCGCAAATACTACAGCAATATTCTGTTACCCTATGGGCAGCAGTGGAGTTTGGCGCCACATTCTCCGCGTGACTGGAACAGAAGAGAAAGCGCTGAAAATGTGCGTGTACTGTACCGCGGCTTTAATGATCGTTCCAATAGAACGAATAAATCTTATATATAGACAGTAAATTTACCTGAAACTGGAAACTGCTACTTCGTCGCTAGCCGCTGCTGCGGTCGGCAACTCGGGTAGTGGTTTGGTTACAACGGCTTTTTCATTCTCCAGATCGTTGGGCGATTCAGTTGCCGATCGAATCGTCTCACTGAAGCAATACTGGCCACTCTCGGGGTTTTGCAGTTTCTGTTCCGTATCCAGAACGTCCAAAACATCCGATATCATAACTTCCTCCACCTTAATTATTGTGGATAACTGCTCCTTTTTAACCGGTACAGTGCTTTCGGTTGTGTTATCCATTAGTACGATTATTAGTACATACACTTTGGAAAAGAATAACAGTTTAATTTGATgcagttttgttttctttaccaATCAATCATAAATAATATTATATCAAATTAATGCGCACGGATCGAATCAATGCGGCAGCGGCCAGCGGCACCGAAGACCGAACATCAACAAGACGTGAATGTCGTAACGTAAACAAAAAACCATTTGACAGATTTcactataaggttttgcacgggcgagcataacctcacttctttgacgtctatcagtggtttgtttacatggacttggaacatgggttaacaagttgaaactgaatattgcttaaggccttaacggcaagtcagaaaagcacaaaaactgccattccgagtagtttggagggcgacactgctggataatatgcttttaaaacgtttaactccaatttatgcatatcgcgttcgcctaacaaatagtaaacaaaccacgagtggatgtcaaatgggtgaattgcgttcattccggttcattcgtgacgtcaccttgcaaaaccttatacacGCTCGTGAAATTTCGctcacaaaaagtggaacaactCGCTCAAAATCTGGGTAATCTTCCACGCACCATCTTGAGGTACTCTTACTTGTTTCATGagttcaaaacggaaagctctAACAGCCGGGATAGTTGTTTTAAACTTTGCGGATGTGGTTGAAGTGATATTTAACAGATAAAAGCTCTTCTGAATTACATTTCGTCCAACAATATTGACATATGTAATAGAGAGAGTTCGCCAACATTTATAAATTCCATTCGTGATGAGGTCCTTGATCTTTCGATCTGCAGTGACCTTCTGTCAGAAAAGATTGTGGATTGGCCTGTTTCTGATGAAGAATCATTGTCCGACCACAAGCATATTAGGTTTGATTATAAAGCCGAATAATTAATTATAGAAAACTATAGAAATTCAAGAAGAACCAACTGAGACCTATATCGGTTCTACCTAAAGAACGATAATACAACTGatgatacagtggacccccgttcgtttgaacgattcctcatgcaaactaacggggttactttttaatttgaacaactggtaacccgaaatatgctgaaacctgtgtgaactggcctccctgctctttgttattgttttggtggtttgttttagttggcagttgcaagtgcgaataccgtggacccccgttcgtttgaccatttttaatctgaacactttttaatttgaaccccgttggtttgcacgacgtgcaaattaaaaatggttcaaatgtcattctcaacatgacatcatttgtttatgcagacaatgcacataaacacgattcatttgtactgacctagcgtgtttaatcggtttcacatttcgttttcctaacgattaagagagaaatccgatcggaaaatgcaatattcgcacttgcaactgccaactaaaacaaaccaccaaaacaataacaaagagcagggaggccagttcacacaggtttcagcatatttcgggttaccagttgttcaaattaaaaagtaaccccgttagtttgcatgaggaatcgttcaaacgaacgggggtccactgtattgcattttccgatcggaaatgtatagaccggtggtaggaccccatagcctgcacaccgacacaaactataacggccaacgatgtatgaacttcgcagctttccgaggcctggtgatccgaagcacctttttcccgtgcaaggatatccacaaagccatctggagatcaccccagtaaaccatttggtttatatatctcgattgcaactgagatatacaaaatcatatctgaacgaaaaagttatatttcacgccatataagagcatatatgtaccaaagtggaggcgatatacgtgcgaaaattttgacaactatttgtaattttattttgcgcagtttttataacacgcgactaaatactcctgaatatatgacatagatataatcaaatattgcaattgtctatcctgctttataattcacagtcatgaattgtatatgaagacacgcacgactgcaaaacaacttattgttcacttcgatttgacatactctaatcattatacaactccaatatgaaattgacatgaaaacgatttaatgtgaactttctattacgattttgtgttatctgggacctgaccaacgtacaatgaaccaaattgaccacgttctcatagagggccggtttttctctaacatcacgaacgtacgctcccgtcgaggtgcggatattgattctgaccattacctagtagcagtacatgtgcgctcaaagccagggcttcgaccgatcctttttttctaccgcagtcacaccaacgcgcattcaagttcacaccgtccgtttagaggtggaatacgaacgctatgcataaaacaactggcagtttgctcagtcaaacgccgaatgcacgcaacagaatgaacgctttttgacattttcgtttcgatcaagttacctttatcgtttggagcagcgaatgactgcaaaatagtcaaatgactggcaatcaccacgctaacgaaaagcaaccgcacaatcgtatgattcaatactacaaaaaaacaaccactacatgtgcatggaagaagtcggtcggactccgtccaatacaaacgaatattttgcttgcgtcggaccgacgtccgggtgacaaactattactgtgagcagccgatttggagacaaaaagagaaacgaaaaaatacgtcaccgtatgcttccagtcagtttgcagtttatattctctgtttgcttttgctgagatgccgcatgaattgtaagacggcagcagcgcaagcagcagaatgactggataagaaaaacagtcaaatgatcgttcaaaaagcggagtttgaatgcggaaagttcgcattcacggcagtcacattcaacttgcgatcccttttcaagccctgctcaaagctgtccaccgtataccggacacgtcaaagccgccctcctcggctgaacatcaggcagctagataacccacaagctgctgagaactacgcgcgagtacggaatgaggcactgcctttttccgaggagttaggtgcttcaaacctcgaagacggttggggcagaatacgctcggccatcggagaggccgctaccgcggcactagatatggagcctcggagtacacaaaatgattggtttgatggcgaatgccaacaagcggtggaagagaaaaaaatgcttggaaaaattatctaagtattgccactagagagaacctggccaaataccgacgagctaggaaccagttgaccacgattctgaggagaaaaaagcgccaaaaggagggcagagatcgtgaagaattagagcaactattccgagctaatgacacgcgcaagttttatgagaaggtga contains these protein-coding regions:
- the LOC128742310 gene encoding gastrula zinc finger protein XlCGF46.1-like; translation: MDNTTESTVPVKKEQLSTIIKVEEVMISDVLDVLDTEQKLQNPESGQYCFSETIRSATESPNDLENEKAVVTKPLPELPTAAAASDEVAVSSFSHAENVAPNSTAAHRVTEYCCSICGKQYQRERPFLLHMDVHTSTELIQCDICNTEFLSRAGLERHIQRMHKTKVRSCEKCNRKFTTLSRLNLHMSIHETKKNFRCDICGYRFYLKEKLLEHRKMHSSMKCEFCGKEFTSRSQLRHHLSSHAEERQLDCGDCGSSFRSSFDLTIHKRTHSAKLAHQCEFCGNQYETLSRLKAHATCHTEDRPFHCDICGFSYKAVNDLKKHKKTHNYTTTERAFKCSVCEKIFATACRLTEHMVSHTEERPFGCDLCSSSFKTAKQLKVHKKRHSRYRPYKCEICSRGFMFRYKLVEHMPGHTGERQFMCDICGLSYLSKYYLQMHKKLHQDPKE